In one window of Gossypium hirsutum isolate 1008001.06 chromosome A01, Gossypium_hirsutum_v2.1, whole genome shotgun sequence DNA:
- the LOC107917608 gene encoding norbelladine synthase has translation MLKQVSLIFFLIFSSYMRAESQDLKHLTNELEVNVAASRVWKLYRHLGISTLTAQQLKNVIQNVQVLEGDGGVGTMLKFTFAPGNLSYTERFIEVNDEKKVKVAKGLEGGCLAIGCSVQIVRFDIVEKTNDSCIIKSDIAYAVKEEFEANDPKPNIQILAAGAQIAKRYLESSKNDA, from the exons ATGTTGAAGCAagtttctttgattttctttcttattttctcttcttatATGAGAGCTGAGTCCCAAGATTTGAAGCATCTCACCAATGAGCTTGAAGTGAATGTGGCAGCTAGTAGGGTTTGGAAGCTTTATAGGCACCTTGGGATTTCAACGCTTACTGCTCAACAACTCAAAAATGTGATCCAAAATGTACAAGTTTTGGAAGGTGATGGTGGTGTTGGAACTATGCtcaaattcacttttgctccag GCAATTTAAGCTATACTGAAAGATTCATTGAGGTTAATGATGAAAAGAAGGTGAAAGTGGCGAAGGGATTGGAAGGAGGATGTCTAGCAATTGGTTGCTCAGTTCAAATTGTTCGATTTGATATCGTTGAAAAAACCAATGATTCATGCATTATTAAATCAGACATTGCTTATGCTGTGAAGGAAGAGTTTGAAGCTAATGACCCAAAACCTAATATCCAAATCTTAGCAGCTGGTGCACAAATTGCTAAAAGATATCTAGAAAGTTCAAAAAATGATGCTTAA
- the LOC107917762 gene encoding lanC-like protein GCR2 codes for MADRFFPNEMPTFVAESTVSTGTAGGDSLTTFLSLPYKSLSDHLKSAALALKETVVRETWGLSGKRVQDYTLYTGALGTAYLVFKAYQVTKNDNDLKLCSDIVKACDSASKDSGRVTFICGRAGVYALGAVIAKQSGDTSLEQRYLAKFNEIRFPSDLPHELLYGRAGFLWACSFLNKHIGKDTISTAHIRAVVDEIIESGKRLAGKGRCPLMYEWHGKKYWGAAHGLAGIMHVLMDTELKPDEVEYVKGTLRYMIKNRFPSGNYPSSEGSESDRLVHWCHGAPGITLTLAKAAEVFGDKEFLQAALDAGEIVWKRGLLKRVGICHGISGNAYVFLSLYRLTGNVEYLYRAKAFASFLSDRAEKLISQGKMHGGDRPYSLFEGIGGMAHLFLDMVKASEARFPAYEI; via the exons ATGGCTGATCGTTTCTTTCCAAATGAAATGCCTACTTTTGTGGCGGAATCAACTGTCTCTACAGGAACTGCCGGCGGTGACTCACTCACCACCTTCCTTTCTTTACCTTACAAATCTCTCTCTGATCACCTCAAATCCGCTGCTTTGGCCCTCAAAGAAACC GTGGTGAGGGAGACTTGGGGTTTGAGTGGAAAGAGAGTGCAAGATTATACTTTGTACACAGGAGCTCTTGGGACTGCTTATTTGGTCTTTAAAGCATACCAAGTTACCAAGAATGACAATGATCTTAAATTATGCTCTGACATTGTTAAAGCTTGTGATTCTGCTTCTAAAGACTCTGG GCGTGTGACGTTCATTTGTGGACGGGCTGGTGTTTATGCTCTTGGTGCTGTCATAGCAAAGCAGTCCGGTGATACAAGTTTAGAACAGCGCTACTTGGCAAAATTCAATGAG ATCAGATTCCCCAGCGACTTGCCACATGAATTATTATATGGGAGAGCAGGGTTCTTGTGGGCCTGTTCATTCTTAAATAAGCATATTGGCAAAGACACGATATCTACCGCTCACATT CGAGCAGTTGTAGATGAAATTATTGAGTCCGGTAAACGGCTGGCGGGCAAGGGAAGATGTCCATTGATGTATGAATGGCATGGGAAGAAGTACTGGGGAGCTGCACATGGACTGGCAGGAATTATGCATGTTTTGATGGACACAGAATTGAAACCGGATGAGGTGGAGTATGTCAAGGGTACTCTTCGCTACATGATCAAAAACCGTTTCCCCAGTGGGAATTATCCATCAAGTGAGGGAAGTGAATCTGATCGTCTTGTACATTGGTGCCATGGTGCTCCTGGCATCACACTCACCCTTGCAAAAGCAGCCGAG GTGTTTGGGGACAAGGAATTTCTACAAGCAGCATTGGATGCCGGAGAGATAGTTTGGAAGCGAGGTCTGCTTAAGCGAGTTGGAATCTGTCATGGTATAAGCGGGAATGCGTATGTATTCCTTTCACTGTACCGATTGACTGGCAATGTGGAGTACTTATATAGAGCCAAAGCATTTGCTTCCTTCTTGTCCGATAGAGCAGAGAAACTTATATCTCAAGGAAAGATGCATGGAGGTGATCGTCCGTATTCCCTCTTTGAAGGTATTGGGGGAATGGCGCATCTCTTTCTGGACATGGTCAAAGCGTCTGAGGCCAGATTCCCTGCTTATGAAATTTAA
- the LOC107917763 gene encoding WD repeat-containing protein 44 isoform X1: MSKNPIDRSNNQKDEDSTQGEEGTEGNKGQGQVVVQVVEEEEEEEKEEEEEYFYESLDRIASSNSCSCSNSTTPSSDSDSDPVTRSSNARHPFPVPKFPMAVSKFDIWISEPASVSERRTRLHREMGLSRDPGLSRSIPGSETELGLGREMGAGDAGGRGVQLERRSVSSDRLVKRESEEQDRGVEKGSSSSGIVRSKSNGDCNVLAVSSSPCLSVCPNSSSILSVGLSFVNNNNNTECDRINVAAPNLRTCESNGSTCNKPPTGRSSKSVNGELGSKSFDGGDDAAGNEVDSSEQVCTIKNLDNGKEFVVKEIREDGMWNKLKEVGTGRQLTMEEFEMCVGHSPIVHELMRRQNVEEGDKDSADLDANGSGGGGDVSKFKKKGSWFKSIKSVASSVTVKGHKERRSSEERDTSSEKGGRRSSSATDDSQDVSFHGPERVRVKQYGKSCKELTALYKSQEIQAHNGSIWSIKFSLDGKYLASAGEDCEIHVWKVVASEKRGELMEKVDDGNLNFLLVANGSPETTMLSPIADHHPEKKRRGRSSLSRKSLSLDPIVVPDTVFALSDKPFCSFQGHSDDVLDLSWSKSQQLLSSSMDKTVRLWDLISKTCLRIFSHSDYGLRIANHALFLWICLDTVTCIQFNPVDDKYFISGSLDAKVRIWSIPDRKVVDWNDLHEMVTAACYTPDGQGALVGSYKGSCHLYDTSENKLQPKSQINLQNKKKKAHQKKITGFQFAPGSSSEVLITSADSRIRLVDESDLIHKFKGFRNTNSQISASVTTNGKYVVSASEDSYVYVWKQEAESRPSRNKGVTVTYSYEHFHCKDVSVAIPWPGMCDTWGVRDTQLNDQNCFDDTIDEVSTANHPPTPDEDYSGNEGSLLASGCTNSPLHGTISSATNSYFFDRISPTWPEEKLLLATRTRSPRISLDYTSGVNPNISAWGMVIVTAGLRGEIRTYQNFGLPVRI; encoded by the exons ATGAGCAAAAACCCCATTGATAGAAGCAACAACCAGAAAGACGAGGATTCGACCCAAGGAGAAGAGGGGACAGAAGGAAACAAAGGTCAAGGGCAAGTAGTTGTTCAAGTagtcgaagaagaagaagaggaagaaaaagaagaagaagaagagtacTTTTACGAATCCCTTGATCGCATTGCTTCTTCTAATTCTTGTTCTTGTTCCAACTCAACTACTCCTTCGTCTGACTCGGATTCCGACCCAGTTACCCGTTCCAGCAATGCCCGCCACCCATTTCCCGTCCCGAAATTCCCCATGGCCGTTTCCAAGTTCGACATCTGGATCTCAGAACCCGCCTCCGTTTCCGAGAGAAGAACTCGGCTGCACCGTGAAATGGGTCTTAGCCGCGACCCCGGTCTTTCCCGGTCAATACCCGGCTCAGAAACGGAACTGGGTCTGGGACGGGAAATGGGTGCCGGTGATGCTGGAGGAAGAGGAGTGCAGCTTGAGAGAAGATCAGTTTCTTCGGATCGGTTGGTAAAAAGAGAGTCAGAGGAGCAAGATCGTGGAGTTGAAAAGGGAAGTAGTTCCTCTGGAATTGTACGATCGAAATCAAACGGTGATTGTAATGTGCTTGCTGTTTCTTCTTCTCCTTGTTTATCTGTCTGTCCGAATTCCTCTTCGATTCTTTCTGTTGGTTTATCTTttgtaaataacaataataataccgAATGCGATCGTATTAATGTTGCGGCTCCTAACTTAAGAACCTGCGAAAGCAATGGATCTACTTGTAATAAGCCGCCCACTGGGCGGAGTAGCAAGAGTGTGAATGGGGAACTTGGGTCTAAATCATTTGATGGTGGAGACGATGCGGCGGGGAATGAGGTGGATTCTAGTGAACAGGTATGTACCATTAAGAACCTTGATAATGGGAAAGAGTTTGTAGTAAAAGAGATTAGAGAAGATGGGATGTGGAACAAGTTGAAGGAAGTTGGGACTGGGAGGCAGTTGACCATGGAGGAGTTCGAGATGTGCGTTGGGCATTCTCCGATTGTTCACGAACTGATGAGGAGACAGAATGTGGAAGAGGGTGATAAGGATAGTGCAGATTTGGATGCCAATGgcagtggtggtggtggtgatgtTTCGAAGTTTAAGAAGAAAGGGAGTTGGTTTAAGAGCATAAAGAGCGTTGCGAGTAGTGTCACTGTAAAGGGTCATAAGGAAAGGCGAAGTAGCGAAGAAAGGGATACCTCATCTGAGAAGGGTGGAAGGAGATCGAGTTCTGCCACGGATGATAGCCAGGATGTTTCTTTTCATGGGCCGGAGCGTGTGAGGGTGAAGCAGTATGGAAAATCTTGTAAAGAACTCACTGCTCTTTACAAGAGCCAAGAGATTCAAGCGCACAATGGGTCCATTTGGAGTATTAAGTTCAGTTTGGATGGAAAATACCTTGCTAGTGCAGGTGAGGATTGTGAAATTCATGTATGGAAGGTAGTTGCCTCGGAGAAGAGAGGGGAGTTGATGGAAAAGGTTGATGATGGGAATTTGAACTTCTTGCTTGTCGCTAATGGATCTCCAGAAACAACTATGTTGTCCCCAATTGCAGATCACCATCCTgagaagaagagaagaggaaggtCTTCCCTAAGCCGCAAGTCATTGAGCCTGGACCCCATTGTGGTGCCAGATACTGTTTTTGCACTTTCAGATAAACCTTTTTGTTCTTTTCAAGGACATTCGGATGATGTGCTTGACCTCTCATGGTCCAAATCTCAG CAATTGCTCTCATCTTCAATGGACAAAACAGTGAGGCTTTGGGACTTGATTAGCAAGACTTGTTTGAGAATATTTTCACACAGTGATTATG GTTTACGTATTGCTAATCATGCATTATTCTTGTGGATCTGCCTTGACACAGTGACTTGCATCCAGTTTAATCCAGTTGATGATAAATACTTCATTAGTGGGTCCCTAGATGCTAAAGTTCGCATATGGAGCATTCCTGATCGTAAAGTTGTCGATTGGAATGATCTGCATGAAATGGTCACTGCTGCTTGTTATACACCTGATGGCCAG GGTGCACTTGTTGGCTCTTACAAAGGAAGCTGCCATTTATACGATACTTCTG AGAACAAGTTACAACCGAAAAGTCAAATCAATTTGCAGAATAAAAAGAAGAAAGCTCATCAAAAGAAAATTACAGGTTTCCAG TTTGCACCTGGAAGTTCATCAGAAGTACTCATCACATCTGCAGATTCACGAATTCGGCTTGTTGATGAGTCTGATTTAATTCACAAGTTTAAAG GATTTCGGAACACAAACAGCCAAATCTCAGCTTCTGTTACGACAAATGGAAAATATGTCGTCTCTGCCAGTGAGGACTCCTATGTTTACGTGTGGAAACAAGAAGCAGAATCGCGGCCTAGCAGAAACAAAGGAGTCACTGTAACATACTCTTATGAGCATTTCCATTGTAAAGATGTATCTGTGGCCATCCCTTGGCCGggcatgtgtgacacatggggaGTAAGAGATACGCAATTGAATGATCAAAATTGTTTTGATGACACTATCGATGAAGTTTCAACAGCCAATCATCCTCCTACACCTGATGAGGATTACAGTGGAAACGAGGGTTCTTTATTAGCATCCGGGTGCACCAATAGCCCTCTCCACGGAACCATTTCCAGTGCAACCAATAGCTACTTCTTTGACAGAATCTCACCTACATGGCCAGAGGAAAAACTTCTTTTGGCAACTCGGACCAGGAGCCCCAGGATCAGTTTGGACTATACCTCAGGGGTTAATCCAAACATTTCAGCCTGGGGTATGGTGATCGTGACTGCTGGCCTACGAGGTGAGATCAGAACTTACCAAAATTTTGGATTACCGGTTCGAATTTGA
- the LOC107917763 gene encoding WD repeat-containing protein 44 isoform X2 has protein sequence MSKNPIDRSNNQKDEDSTQGEEGTEGNKGQGQVVVQVVEEEEEEEKEEEEEYFYESLDRIASSNSCSCSNSTTPSSDSDSDPVTRSSNARHPFPVPKFPMAVSKFDIWISEPASVSERRTRLHREMGLSRDPGLSRSIPGSETELGLGREMGAGDAGGRGVQLERRSVSSDRLVKRESEEQDRGVEKGSSSSGIVRSKSNGDCNVLAVSSSPCLSVCPNSSSILSVGLSFVNNNNNTECDRINVAAPNLRTCESNGSTCNKPPTGRSSKSVNGELGSKSFDGGDDAAGNEVDSSEQVCTIKNLDNGKEFVVKEIREDGMWNKLKEVGTGRQLTMEEFEMCVGHSPIVHELMRRQNVEEGDKDSADLDANGSGGGGDVSKFKKKGSWFKSIKSVASSVTVKGHKERRSSEERDTSSEKGGRRSSSATDDSQDVSFHGPERVRVKQYGKSCKELTALYKSQEIQAHNGSIWSIKFSLDGKYLASAGEDCEIHVWKVVASEKRGELMEKVDDGNLNFLLVANGSPETTMLSPIADHHPEKKRRGRSSLSRKSLSLDPIVVPDTVFALSDKPFCSFQGHSDDVLDLSWSKSQQLLSSSMDKTVRLWDLISKTCLRIFSHSDYVTCIQFNPVDDKYFISGSLDAKVRIWSIPDRKVVDWNDLHEMVTAACYTPDGQGALVGSYKGSCHLYDTSENKLQPKSQINLQNKKKKAHQKKITGFQFAPGSSSEVLITSADSRIRLVDESDLIHKFKGFRNTNSQISASVTTNGKYVVSASEDSYVYVWKQEAESRPSRNKGVTVTYSYEHFHCKDVSVAIPWPGMCDTWGVRDTQLNDQNCFDDTIDEVSTANHPPTPDEDYSGNEGSLLASGCTNSPLHGTISSATNSYFFDRISPTWPEEKLLLATRTRSPRISLDYTSGVNPNISAWGMVIVTAGLRGEIRTYQNFGLPVRI, from the exons ATGAGCAAAAACCCCATTGATAGAAGCAACAACCAGAAAGACGAGGATTCGACCCAAGGAGAAGAGGGGACAGAAGGAAACAAAGGTCAAGGGCAAGTAGTTGTTCAAGTagtcgaagaagaagaagaggaagaaaaagaagaagaagaagagtacTTTTACGAATCCCTTGATCGCATTGCTTCTTCTAATTCTTGTTCTTGTTCCAACTCAACTACTCCTTCGTCTGACTCGGATTCCGACCCAGTTACCCGTTCCAGCAATGCCCGCCACCCATTTCCCGTCCCGAAATTCCCCATGGCCGTTTCCAAGTTCGACATCTGGATCTCAGAACCCGCCTCCGTTTCCGAGAGAAGAACTCGGCTGCACCGTGAAATGGGTCTTAGCCGCGACCCCGGTCTTTCCCGGTCAATACCCGGCTCAGAAACGGAACTGGGTCTGGGACGGGAAATGGGTGCCGGTGATGCTGGAGGAAGAGGAGTGCAGCTTGAGAGAAGATCAGTTTCTTCGGATCGGTTGGTAAAAAGAGAGTCAGAGGAGCAAGATCGTGGAGTTGAAAAGGGAAGTAGTTCCTCTGGAATTGTACGATCGAAATCAAACGGTGATTGTAATGTGCTTGCTGTTTCTTCTTCTCCTTGTTTATCTGTCTGTCCGAATTCCTCTTCGATTCTTTCTGTTGGTTTATCTTttgtaaataacaataataataccgAATGCGATCGTATTAATGTTGCGGCTCCTAACTTAAGAACCTGCGAAAGCAATGGATCTACTTGTAATAAGCCGCCCACTGGGCGGAGTAGCAAGAGTGTGAATGGGGAACTTGGGTCTAAATCATTTGATGGTGGAGACGATGCGGCGGGGAATGAGGTGGATTCTAGTGAACAGGTATGTACCATTAAGAACCTTGATAATGGGAAAGAGTTTGTAGTAAAAGAGATTAGAGAAGATGGGATGTGGAACAAGTTGAAGGAAGTTGGGACTGGGAGGCAGTTGACCATGGAGGAGTTCGAGATGTGCGTTGGGCATTCTCCGATTGTTCACGAACTGATGAGGAGACAGAATGTGGAAGAGGGTGATAAGGATAGTGCAGATTTGGATGCCAATGgcagtggtggtggtggtgatgtTTCGAAGTTTAAGAAGAAAGGGAGTTGGTTTAAGAGCATAAAGAGCGTTGCGAGTAGTGTCACTGTAAAGGGTCATAAGGAAAGGCGAAGTAGCGAAGAAAGGGATACCTCATCTGAGAAGGGTGGAAGGAGATCGAGTTCTGCCACGGATGATAGCCAGGATGTTTCTTTTCATGGGCCGGAGCGTGTGAGGGTGAAGCAGTATGGAAAATCTTGTAAAGAACTCACTGCTCTTTACAAGAGCCAAGAGATTCAAGCGCACAATGGGTCCATTTGGAGTATTAAGTTCAGTTTGGATGGAAAATACCTTGCTAGTGCAGGTGAGGATTGTGAAATTCATGTATGGAAGGTAGTTGCCTCGGAGAAGAGAGGGGAGTTGATGGAAAAGGTTGATGATGGGAATTTGAACTTCTTGCTTGTCGCTAATGGATCTCCAGAAACAACTATGTTGTCCCCAATTGCAGATCACCATCCTgagaagaagagaagaggaaggtCTTCCCTAAGCCGCAAGTCATTGAGCCTGGACCCCATTGTGGTGCCAGATACTGTTTTTGCACTTTCAGATAAACCTTTTTGTTCTTTTCAAGGACATTCGGATGATGTGCTTGACCTCTCATGGTCCAAATCTCAG CAATTGCTCTCATCTTCAATGGACAAAACAGTGAGGCTTTGGGACTTGATTAGCAAGACTTGTTTGAGAATATTTTCACACAGTGATTATG TGACTTGCATCCAGTTTAATCCAGTTGATGATAAATACTTCATTAGTGGGTCCCTAGATGCTAAAGTTCGCATATGGAGCATTCCTGATCGTAAAGTTGTCGATTGGAATGATCTGCATGAAATGGTCACTGCTGCTTGTTATACACCTGATGGCCAG GGTGCACTTGTTGGCTCTTACAAAGGAAGCTGCCATTTATACGATACTTCTG AGAACAAGTTACAACCGAAAAGTCAAATCAATTTGCAGAATAAAAAGAAGAAAGCTCATCAAAAGAAAATTACAGGTTTCCAG TTTGCACCTGGAAGTTCATCAGAAGTACTCATCACATCTGCAGATTCACGAATTCGGCTTGTTGATGAGTCTGATTTAATTCACAAGTTTAAAG GATTTCGGAACACAAACAGCCAAATCTCAGCTTCTGTTACGACAAATGGAAAATATGTCGTCTCTGCCAGTGAGGACTCCTATGTTTACGTGTGGAAACAAGAAGCAGAATCGCGGCCTAGCAGAAACAAAGGAGTCACTGTAACATACTCTTATGAGCATTTCCATTGTAAAGATGTATCTGTGGCCATCCCTTGGCCGggcatgtgtgacacatggggaGTAAGAGATACGCAATTGAATGATCAAAATTGTTTTGATGACACTATCGATGAAGTTTCAACAGCCAATCATCCTCCTACACCTGATGAGGATTACAGTGGAAACGAGGGTTCTTTATTAGCATCCGGGTGCACCAATAGCCCTCTCCACGGAACCATTTCCAGTGCAACCAATAGCTACTTCTTTGACAGAATCTCACCTACATGGCCAGAGGAAAAACTTCTTTTGGCAACTCGGACCAGGAGCCCCAGGATCAGTTTGGACTATACCTCAGGGGTTAATCCAAACATTTCAGCCTGGGGTATGGTGATCGTGACTGCTGGCCTACGAGGTGAGATCAGAACTTACCAAAATTTTGGATTACCGGTTCGAATTTGA
- the LOC107917763 gene encoding WD repeat-containing protein 44 isoform X3 gives MSKNPIDRSNNQKDEDSTQGEEGTEGNKGQGQVVVQVVEEEEEEEKEEEEEYFYESLDRIASSNSCSCSNSTTPSSDSDSDPVTRSSNARHPFPVPKFPMAVSKFDIWISEPASVSERRTRLHREMGLSRDPGLSRSIPGSETELGLGREMGAGDAGGRGVQLERRSVSSDRLVKRESEEQDRGVEKGSSSSGIVRSKSNGDCNVLAVSSSPCLSVCPNSSSILSVGLSFVNNNNNTECDRINVAAPNLRTCESNGSTCNKPPTGRSSKSVNGELGSKSFDGGDDAAGNEVDSSEQVCTIKNLDNGKEFVVKEIREDGMWNKLKEVGTGRQLTMEEFEMCVGHSPIVHELMRRQNVEEGDKDSADLDANGSGGGGDVSKFKKKGSWFKSIKSVASSVTVKGHKERRSSEERDTSSEKGGRRSSSATDDSQDVSFHGPERVRVKQYGKSCKELTALYKSQEIQAHNGSIWSIKFSLDGKYLASAGEDCEIHVWKVVASEKRGELMEKVDDGNLNFLLVANGSPETTMLSPIADHHPEKKRRGRSSLSRKSLSLDPIVVPDTVFALSDKPFCSFQGHSDDVLDLSWSKSQQLLSSSMDKTVRLWDLISKTCLRIFSHSDYGLRIANHALFLWICLDTVTCIQFNPVDDKYFISGSLDAKVRIWSIPDRKVVDWNDLHEMVTAACYTPDGQGALVGSYKGSCHLYDTSENKLQPKSQINLQNKKKKAHQKKITGFQFAPGSSSEVLITSADSRIRLVDESDLIHKFKGSKGD, from the exons ATGAGCAAAAACCCCATTGATAGAAGCAACAACCAGAAAGACGAGGATTCGACCCAAGGAGAAGAGGGGACAGAAGGAAACAAAGGTCAAGGGCAAGTAGTTGTTCAAGTagtcgaagaagaagaagaggaagaaaaagaagaagaagaagagtacTTTTACGAATCCCTTGATCGCATTGCTTCTTCTAATTCTTGTTCTTGTTCCAACTCAACTACTCCTTCGTCTGACTCGGATTCCGACCCAGTTACCCGTTCCAGCAATGCCCGCCACCCATTTCCCGTCCCGAAATTCCCCATGGCCGTTTCCAAGTTCGACATCTGGATCTCAGAACCCGCCTCCGTTTCCGAGAGAAGAACTCGGCTGCACCGTGAAATGGGTCTTAGCCGCGACCCCGGTCTTTCCCGGTCAATACCCGGCTCAGAAACGGAACTGGGTCTGGGACGGGAAATGGGTGCCGGTGATGCTGGAGGAAGAGGAGTGCAGCTTGAGAGAAGATCAGTTTCTTCGGATCGGTTGGTAAAAAGAGAGTCAGAGGAGCAAGATCGTGGAGTTGAAAAGGGAAGTAGTTCCTCTGGAATTGTACGATCGAAATCAAACGGTGATTGTAATGTGCTTGCTGTTTCTTCTTCTCCTTGTTTATCTGTCTGTCCGAATTCCTCTTCGATTCTTTCTGTTGGTTTATCTTttgtaaataacaataataataccgAATGCGATCGTATTAATGTTGCGGCTCCTAACTTAAGAACCTGCGAAAGCAATGGATCTACTTGTAATAAGCCGCCCACTGGGCGGAGTAGCAAGAGTGTGAATGGGGAACTTGGGTCTAAATCATTTGATGGTGGAGACGATGCGGCGGGGAATGAGGTGGATTCTAGTGAACAGGTATGTACCATTAAGAACCTTGATAATGGGAAAGAGTTTGTAGTAAAAGAGATTAGAGAAGATGGGATGTGGAACAAGTTGAAGGAAGTTGGGACTGGGAGGCAGTTGACCATGGAGGAGTTCGAGATGTGCGTTGGGCATTCTCCGATTGTTCACGAACTGATGAGGAGACAGAATGTGGAAGAGGGTGATAAGGATAGTGCAGATTTGGATGCCAATGgcagtggtggtggtggtgatgtTTCGAAGTTTAAGAAGAAAGGGAGTTGGTTTAAGAGCATAAAGAGCGTTGCGAGTAGTGTCACTGTAAAGGGTCATAAGGAAAGGCGAAGTAGCGAAGAAAGGGATACCTCATCTGAGAAGGGTGGAAGGAGATCGAGTTCTGCCACGGATGATAGCCAGGATGTTTCTTTTCATGGGCCGGAGCGTGTGAGGGTGAAGCAGTATGGAAAATCTTGTAAAGAACTCACTGCTCTTTACAAGAGCCAAGAGATTCAAGCGCACAATGGGTCCATTTGGAGTATTAAGTTCAGTTTGGATGGAAAATACCTTGCTAGTGCAGGTGAGGATTGTGAAATTCATGTATGGAAGGTAGTTGCCTCGGAGAAGAGAGGGGAGTTGATGGAAAAGGTTGATGATGGGAATTTGAACTTCTTGCTTGTCGCTAATGGATCTCCAGAAACAACTATGTTGTCCCCAATTGCAGATCACCATCCTgagaagaagagaagaggaaggtCTTCCCTAAGCCGCAAGTCATTGAGCCTGGACCCCATTGTGGTGCCAGATACTGTTTTTGCACTTTCAGATAAACCTTTTTGTTCTTTTCAAGGACATTCGGATGATGTGCTTGACCTCTCATGGTCCAAATCTCAG CAATTGCTCTCATCTTCAATGGACAAAACAGTGAGGCTTTGGGACTTGATTAGCAAGACTTGTTTGAGAATATTTTCACACAGTGATTATG GTTTACGTATTGCTAATCATGCATTATTCTTGTGGATCTGCCTTGACACAGTGACTTGCATCCAGTTTAATCCAGTTGATGATAAATACTTCATTAGTGGGTCCCTAGATGCTAAAGTTCGCATATGGAGCATTCCTGATCGTAAAGTTGTCGATTGGAATGATCTGCATGAAATGGTCACTGCTGCTTGTTATACACCTGATGGCCAG GGTGCACTTGTTGGCTCTTACAAAGGAAGCTGCCATTTATACGATACTTCTG AGAACAAGTTACAACCGAAAAGTCAAATCAATTTGCAGAATAAAAAGAAGAAAGCTCATCAAAAGAAAATTACAGGTTTCCAG TTTGCACCTGGAAGTTCATCAGAAGTACTCATCACATCTGCAGATTCACGAATTCGGCTTGTTGATGAGTCTGATTTAATTCACAAGTTTAAAG GAAGTAAGGGAGACTGA